The Streptomyces clavuligerus genome includes a region encoding these proteins:
- a CDS encoding DUF6603 domain-containing protein has translation MALTVDALREKFPPPGGEFTLSASELDLPPAVDLFTAYLGSGTLTVTDVQDIDTTALSFSGSIVFADASRTGTVEFFADPSGVDVTGFRADAGLTGWVLPAAWDGADLTFLHDWQPDITGLALALSIEPIWGGIEGTGNAGIGAWLAVSWDPSHLLYLRGFPVPGSAGVSAGVQLIADGAPGITLPNTSDLPEITPRPPESAFGTPGITPVLPLALTDLAYTLAPAAPGSITVSWSEVRIADSLTLIPGLFELNDIRARYSVRGTDVDTALVTGMTLGGARWNAGLQLARNGTVASVQSMDIRLADTIRLSAIWEALGLAGAGLPDLEIKELACWLDVPTRGYGMQIDLTGAWQIIPSFSLNAVQIEAAGTDAPPDQVDVLTLWMIGKAAVRLSALYTAGQSWQFSGELIPGYTLSISDFDTVLADVFSAQVPAPVASLTLRGLALAFDSEGEHFEFAVSGAFPLAGVTAGLTVTAALDHNEADGYDPSFTGVLTLPYTSSVTGQESVLNFTVAFAQDATSTVFTASAEADPGVSFADLAKVFGLDLSGIPEAFVPVLTQIGCAYDSARGLLVVTGATQSVQAVFTAARGTDGSFAYAGLINATVSVRLSDLPLLAGLIPDSADLGLTGVQTVAAAQDLTADQISGFNSMISAFGSQWPLFPAQELPAGLVVSVFYTVAGTPQPAMVAAFTTGDTEPPADPVPGAVAGTAVPLVLWVPIQRSFGPISVQRLGLGYADPDVWVLIDGVLRVDGLAVAVQGLGIGFPLTSDTVVPSFRLDGLGVDFRRPPVEIGGALVTMTPDDGYDLSVGGALALSTRRFSARAVGMYEHPVAGSPLLFVFARASVAAVGPAPFVLTGFAAGFGMNGAVRVPDRTEVADFPLLNPEVWSTSGGTPLSVLTSLIQGSDPWITPRPGEIWLAAGADFTSFQWIRSRALVLLEFGDEFTLALLGLGEATFPQNAAVDQAYAKVGLQLEAVYRQSQARLAISADLTPDSFLIDRACVLSGGFAFFLWFDGSGHAGDFVMTAGGYHPAFRVPAWYPVLPRVGFSWTVDSTVTVSGKAYAALTPGAVMAGGALDVVFHTGGLRAWFTAHADLLLQWAPFAFDVAVGVTVGVSYRIDWWFIHTTLKVELGAEVHLFGPPTGGTVTVHLWFLSFTVSFGAAKAAPPPPVDWAAFLALLPPSPVALTPVAGLLPADADTVSAWRVSPAGFTFTTQSAAPVTTAVFCGATAATGEPVDVRPMGLSAIASTQTVTVTTGGQTPDVSSWQVSAVSGSVPAALWGPPGPPQVPDPGQQLLARTTGLEITVPPPVPGFSPGPVAESLLAATDLEPEAACPLTPGAPAPEPSPVDTPGTAALIGTEIAAGTAVTARTSLYDALGALGRSPGPGADGTLDTYAAETGAVLLDDPLLLPAP, from the coding sequence GTGGCACTGACGGTTGACGCCCTGCGCGAGAAGTTCCCGCCGCCGGGCGGGGAATTCACCCTCTCCGCTTCGGAACTGGACCTTCCGCCCGCTGTCGATCTGTTCACCGCATATCTGGGCAGCGGCACACTGACAGTCACCGACGTCCAGGACATCGACACGACGGCGCTCTCCTTCTCCGGCTCGATCGTCTTCGCGGACGCGTCCCGCACCGGGACGGTGGAGTTCTTCGCCGACCCCTCCGGCGTCGATGTCACCGGCTTCCGCGCCGACGCCGGGCTGACGGGCTGGGTGCTCCCGGCGGCCTGGGACGGAGCGGATCTGACATTCCTGCACGACTGGCAGCCGGACATCACCGGCCTGGCCCTCGCCCTGTCGATCGAACCCATCTGGGGCGGCATCGAGGGCACGGGCAACGCGGGCATCGGCGCCTGGCTCGCGGTGAGTTGGGACCCCTCCCACCTGCTGTATCTGCGCGGGTTCCCGGTGCCGGGCAGCGCGGGCGTGTCGGCGGGGGTGCAGCTGATCGCCGACGGGGCACCCGGGATCACCCTGCCAAACACCAGCGACCTGCCGGAGATCACTCCCAGACCGCCCGAATCCGCCTTCGGGACCCCCGGGATCACCCCCGTCCTCCCACTGGCGCTGACGGACCTCGCCTACACCCTGGCCCCCGCCGCCCCGGGCAGCATCACGGTGTCCTGGTCCGAGGTCCGCATTGCGGACTCCCTCACCCTGATCCCGGGGCTGTTCGAGCTGAACGACATCCGCGCCCGCTACTCCGTACGCGGAACGGATGTGGACACCGCGCTGGTGACGGGCATGACCCTGGGCGGCGCCCGGTGGAACGCCGGTCTGCAGCTCGCCCGGAACGGCACGGTGGCCTCCGTGCAGTCCATGGACATCCGGCTGGCCGACACCATCAGGCTGTCGGCGATCTGGGAGGCCCTGGGCCTGGCCGGTGCCGGACTGCCCGACCTGGAGATCAAGGAGCTGGCGTGCTGGCTCGATGTGCCCACACGCGGCTACGGCATGCAGATCGACCTGACCGGCGCCTGGCAGATCATCCCGTCGTTCTCCCTGAACGCGGTCCAGATCGAGGCCGCGGGCACCGACGCACCCCCCGACCAGGTCGACGTCCTCACCCTGTGGATGATCGGAAAGGCCGCCGTCCGCCTCTCCGCGCTCTACACGGCCGGGCAGAGCTGGCAGTTCAGCGGGGAACTGATCCCCGGATACACGCTCTCGATCAGCGACTTCGACACCGTCCTGGCCGATGTCTTCAGCGCTCAGGTACCCGCCCCGGTGGCGAGCCTGACGCTGCGGGGGCTCGCCCTGGCCTTCGACTCGGAGGGGGAGCACTTCGAGTTCGCCGTCTCCGGAGCCTTCCCGCTGGCCGGAGTGACAGCCGGGCTCACCGTGACCGCCGCACTGGACCACAACGAAGCCGACGGCTACGACCCCTCGTTCACCGGCGTGCTCACCCTGCCGTACACGTCATCGGTGACAGGGCAGGAGAGCGTGCTGAACTTCACGGTCGCCTTCGCCCAGGATGCCACCTCGACGGTTTTCACCGCGTCCGCCGAGGCCGACCCCGGGGTGTCCTTCGCCGACCTGGCGAAGGTGTTCGGCCTGGACCTGTCCGGGATACCGGAGGCGTTCGTCCCGGTCCTCACCCAGATCGGCTGCGCCTATGACAGCGCGCGGGGTCTGCTGGTGGTGACAGGGGCGACCCAGAGCGTGCAGGCCGTGTTCACCGCCGCCCGGGGCACGGACGGCTCGTTCGCGTACGCGGGGCTGATAAACGCGACCGTCTCCGTACGGCTGTCGGATCTGCCGCTGCTGGCGGGGCTGATCCCCGACTCGGCCGATCTGGGCCTCACCGGAGTGCAGACGGTCGCCGCCGCACAGGATCTGACCGCCGATCAGATCAGCGGCTTCAACTCGATGATCAGTGCGTTCGGCTCACAGTGGCCGCTGTTCCCCGCTCAGGAACTGCCCGCCGGGCTGGTGGTGTCCGTGTTCTACACCGTGGCGGGCACCCCGCAGCCCGCGATGGTGGCCGCGTTCACCACCGGTGACACCGAGCCCCCCGCCGACCCGGTCCCGGGCGCGGTGGCAGGGACAGCGGTCCCGCTGGTGCTGTGGGTGCCCATCCAGCGGAGTTTCGGACCGATCTCGGTGCAGCGGCTGGGGCTGGGATACGCCGATCCGGACGTGTGGGTGCTGATCGACGGCGTCCTGCGGGTCGACGGGCTGGCCGTGGCGGTGCAGGGGCTCGGCATCGGCTTCCCGCTGACCAGCGACACGGTGGTGCCCTCGTTCCGGCTGGACGGCCTGGGTGTCGACTTCCGCCGCCCGCCGGTCGAGATCGGCGGCGCACTGGTGACCATGACCCCGGACGACGGATACGACCTGTCGGTCGGCGGCGCGCTGGCCCTGTCCACCCGCCGCTTCTCGGCCCGCGCGGTGGGCATGTACGAGCACCCCGTGGCGGGCTCGCCCCTGCTGTTCGTCTTCGCCCGGGCCTCGGTGGCGGCGGTCGGGCCGGCACCGTTCGTCCTGACCGGGTTCGCCGCCGGATTCGGGATGAACGGAGCCGTACGGGTCCCGGACCGGACCGAGGTCGCGGACTTCCCCCTGCTCAACCCCGAGGTGTGGAGCACGTCCGGCGGAACCCCCCTGTCCGTCCTCACCTCCCTCATCCAGGGCAGCGACCCCTGGATCACGCCCCGGCCCGGTGAGATCTGGCTGGCGGCGGGCGCCGACTTCACCTCGTTCCAGTGGATCCGCTCCCGGGCACTGGTCCTGCTGGAGTTCGGGGACGAGTTCACCCTGGCGCTGCTGGGCCTCGGAGAGGCCACGTTCCCGCAGAACGCGGCCGTCGACCAGGCGTACGCGAAGGTCGGTCTGCAACTGGAGGCCGTGTACCGCCAGTCCCAGGCACGGCTGGCGATCAGCGCCGATCTGACCCCCGACTCCTTCCTGATCGACCGGGCCTGTGTGCTCAGCGGCGGATTCGCCTTCTTCCTGTGGTTCGACGGCAGCGGACACGCGGGAGACTTCGTGATGACCGCCGGTGGCTACCATCCGGCGTTCCGGGTGCCCGCCTGGTATCCGGTGCTGCCCCGGGTCGGGTTCTCCTGGACCGTCGACTCGACGGTGACGGTGTCGGGAAAGGCGTACGCGGCCCTCACCCCCGGCGCGGTCATGGCGGGCGGGGCACTCGATGTGGTGTTCCACACCGGCGGGCTGCGCGCCTGGTTCACGGCCCACGCTGACCTGCTGCTCCAGTGGGCCCCGTTCGCCTTCGATGTCGCGGTCGGCGTCACCGTCGGGGTGTCGTACCGGATCGACTGGTGGTTCATCCACACCACCCTGAAGGTCGAGCTGGGGGCGGAGGTGCACCTGTTCGGCCCGCCGACCGGCGGAACAGTGACGGTGCATCTGTGGTTCCTGTCGTTCACCGTGTCCTTCGGCGCGGCGAAGGCCGCTCCGCCGCCCCCTGTCGACTGGGCCGCGTTCCTCGCCCTGCTGCCGCCGTCGCCGGTGGCACTCACGCCGGTGGCGGGGCTGCTGCCCGCCGACGCGGACACCGTGAGCGCCTGGCGGGTGAGCCCGGCGGGCTTCACCTTCACCACTCAGTCGGCGGCCCCGGTGACGACGGCGGTGTTCTGCGGGGCCACCGCGGCCACGGGGGAACCGGTCGATGTGCGTCCCATGGGCCTCAGTGCCATCGCCTCCACCCAGACCGTCACCGTCACGACCGGGGGACAGACCCCGGACGTGTCCTCCTGGCAGGTGTCGGCCGTCTCCGGGAGCGTGCCGGCCGCTCTGTGGGGCCCGCCCGGCCCGCCGCAGGTCCCCGATCCGGGCCAGCAACTGCTGGCCCGGACGACCGGACTGGAAATCACGGTTCCGCCGCCGGTACCGGGCTTCTCTCCCGGCCCGGTGGCCGAGAGCCTGCTCGCCGCCACCGATCTCGAACCGGAAGCCGCCTGCCCGCTGACCCCCGGCGCGCCCGCACCCGAGCCCTCACCGGTGGACACCCCGGGCACCGCCGCACTCATCGGCACCGAGATCGCGGCCGGCACCGCCGTCACCGCCCGCACCAGCCTCTACGACGCGCTCGGCGCACTGGGCCGGAGCCCCGGCCCGGGTGCCGACGGCACCCTGGACACCTATGCGGCCGAGACCGGGGCCGTCCTCCTGGACGACCCCCTGCTCCTGCCGGCCCCCTGA
- a CDS encoding ComEC/Rec2 family competence protein, whose amino-acid sequence MLVDVVFMNVGQGDGILVYLDDQASPATRKLILIDYGSTKGSAETYPEVLKVFQEYLDKASGGTGGPYVLDHLFLTHGHVDHYNQLYKLLALRPPTEVLEEEAFVDSPPIVPTIQINQVWYGGESFEYGPNTGAFLDQRVRAGTGATFLPGTTRQNTITVGTATVSLLGVNERGNPVQSSNKRKANGTLKGPTALDRNGRSLVLLLQTDPANPSLNHCVYLTGDATTETEREILARAQGNTWMFPTAAAGKWLKVGHHGSPTSSGSDWIKTIGPTGLIVSATNSSHGLPDKTTLDSILSTASVTLGQAPAHDYMQYDRPKKSGPAGSSEAPLAADYNLYEIVPGYSGDLYTTAFRDPGSAPVPKKTPPAWPGSHVVLSFDGTGKYTLTQTGNP is encoded by the coding sequence GTGCTCGTCGATGTTGTCTTCATGAATGTCGGCCAGGGTGACGGAATCCTGGTCTACCTCGACGATCAGGCGAGCCCGGCCACCAGAAAACTGATCCTCATCGACTACGGATCGACAAAAGGCTCGGCGGAAACATATCCGGAGGTCCTGAAGGTCTTTCAGGAGTATCTCGACAAGGCGAGCGGTGGTACCGGCGGCCCCTATGTGCTGGACCATCTCTTTCTCACCCATGGGCATGTCGATCACTACAACCAGCTGTACAAGCTGCTCGCCCTCAGGCCTCCCACCGAGGTCCTGGAGGAGGAAGCCTTCGTCGATTCCCCGCCGATCGTCCCCACCATCCAGATCAACCAGGTCTGGTACGGCGGCGAGAGCTTCGAATACGGCCCAAACACCGGAGCCTTCCTCGACCAGCGGGTACGGGCCGGGACCGGCGCCACGTTCCTGCCGGGTACGACACGGCAGAACACCATCACGGTGGGCACGGCCACCGTCTCCCTGCTCGGTGTCAACGAGCGTGGCAACCCCGTGCAGTCCTCGAACAAGCGGAAGGCCAATGGCACGTTGAAGGGCCCGACCGCGCTCGACAGGAACGGCCGCAGTCTTGTCCTGCTGCTCCAGACCGACCCGGCGAACCCCTCACTGAACCACTGCGTCTATCTGACCGGTGACGCGACCACGGAGACGGAACGGGAGATCCTGGCGCGAGCGCAGGGCAACACCTGGATGTTCCCCACCGCCGCCGCCGGGAAATGGCTCAAGGTCGGCCATCACGGCAGTCCCACTTCCTCCGGCTCGGACTGGATCAAGACCATCGGTCCCACCGGGCTCATCGTCAGCGCGACGAACTCCTCGCACGGCCTTCCCGACAAAACGACGCTGGACTCCATTCTGAGCACGGCGTCGGTCACTTTGGGTCAGGCGCCGGCCCATGACTACATGCAGTACGACCGTCCGAAGAAGTCAGGCCCCGCGGGCAGCTCCGAGGCACCTCTCGCCGCCGACTACAACCTGTACGAGATCGTCCCCGGTTACTCGGGCGACCTCTATACGACGGCGTTCAGGGACCCGGGTTCGGCCCCGGTGCCCAAGAAGACACCGCCCGCCTGGCCGGGAAGCCATGTGGTGCTCAGCTTCGACGGCACGGGGAAATACACCCTGACCCAGACCGGCAACCCCTGA